The following coding sequences lie in one Rutidosis leptorrhynchoides isolate AG116_Rl617_1_P2 chromosome 4, CSIRO_AGI_Rlap_v1, whole genome shotgun sequence genomic window:
- the LOC139843090 gene encoding protein FAR1-RELATED SEQUENCE 6-like: protein MVLDHDPRLQGFVPRRKYVLTEYKLEKSQLHSIFWANEVAKCKYKEFSDIISFDAMYRTNMYNMKFVPFTSIDNHRRCVTIAAGLIRDEIAESYKWLLTCFMKTFGKEPNMIVTDQDKSMAIAIKEVFKTAKHRLCMWHIMRKVPSKIQEAIPTIEDEVEKYFKSRLNKLVWNMYIEPNVFEERWEKLMHDFSLKNDSWFKRMFDIRSTWIPAYFVNTEMFGLMSKKESLDAQTIKKNPKLLTQLKIEKHALKVYTHAIFAIIQKEIYEALYSCLLDKMDKEEETSIYVVKEEKEKTKEGSNEEKQFFRYKVLHNSKDGSMVCTCRHYLRYGLLCRHCFWVLKNNNIEEIPEKYIMRRWRRDIIPPELRSRRNRYGNENIVVQDCVNEITSVVYDFVEL, encoded by the exons ATGGTTTTAGACCATGATCCGCGTCTGCAGGGATTCGTCCCGAGG AGAAAATACGTATTAACAGAGTACAAGCTTGAAAAAAGTCAACTACATTCAATTTTCTGGGCTAATGAAGTTGCAAAATGCAAATACAAGGAGTTTAGTGACATAATCTCATTTGATGCAATGTATAGAACGAACAT GTACAACATGAAGTTTGTACCATTTACTAGCATAGATAACCACCGTAGGTGTGTCACTATTGCTGCGGGATTAATCAGAGATGAAATAGCCGAGAGTTACAAATGGCTTCTTACATGTTTCATGAAGACATTCGGGAAAGAGCCAAATATGATAGTGACAGATCAGGACAAATCAATGGCGATAGCGATAAAAGAGGTTTTTAAGACGGCAAAACATAGACTATGCATGTGGCATATTATGCGAAAGGTGCCATCAAAG ATTCAAGAAGCAATTCCTACTATTGAAGATGAAGTAGAAAAATACTTCAAGAGTAGACTTAATAAGCTTGTCTGGAATATGTACATCGAACCAAATGTTTTTGAAGAAAGATGGGAAAAGTTGATGCACGATTTCTCATTGAAAAATGATAGTTGGTTCAAACGTATGTTTGATATTAGATCAACTTGGATACCAGCATATTTTGTCAACACAGAAATGTTTGGTTTGAT GTCAAAGAAAGAATCTTTGGATGCACAGACAATCAAAAAAAATCCAAAATTGTTAACTCAGCTGAAAATTGAAAAGCATGCATTAAAGGTTTACACACATGCTATTTTTGCAATCATTCAAAAAGAGATTTATGAAGCATTGTATAGCTGTTTATTGGATAAAATGGACAAGGAGGAAGAAACATCAATCTATGTTGTTAAAGAGGAAAAAGAGAAGACAAAAGAGGGTTCGAATGAAGAAAAACAGTTCTTCCGCTACAAG gtaCTTCATAACAGCAAAGACGGATCAATGGTATGTACATGTAGACACTATCTACGATATGGTCTTCTGTGTAGGCACTGTTTTTGGGTTTTAAAGAACAACAACATAGAAGAAATCCCTGAAAAATACATAATGAGACGTTGGAGAAGGGACATAATACCACCCGAGTTAAGATCAAGGAGAAATAGATATGGCAATGAAAACATAGTTGTACAAGATTGTGTTAATGAAATTACCTCAGTTGTTTATGATTTTGTGGAACTTTAA